A part of Arachis hypogaea cultivar Tifrunner chromosome 12, arahy.Tifrunner.gnm2.J5K5, whole genome shotgun sequence genomic DNA contains:
- the LOC112727162 gene encoding E3 ubiquitin ligase PQT3-like isoform X4 — MAVYYKFKSTRDYDSIPMHGPFISVGTLKEKIFESKHLGRGTDFDLVVTNAQTNEEYLDEAMLIPKNTSVLIRRVPGRPRLPIVIELEQKKVENTAMEVEPENSSLPAEDASAVKYPEDSDWDEFGNDLYAIPDVPPIQSSNLIPEAPPTNKADEESRIKALIDTPALDWQRQGSDFGAGRGFGRGMGGRMGGGRGFGLERKTPPQGYVCHRCKVPGHFIQHCPTNGDPNYDIKRVKQPTGIPRSMLMVNPQGSYALPNGSVAVLKPNEAAFEKEIEGLPSATRSVGDLPPELHCPLCNDVMKDAVLTSKCCFKSFCDKCIRDYVISKSMCICGATNILADDLLPNKTLRDTINRILESGNSSAENAGSTFQVQDMESARCPQLKLPSPTSSAASKGEPKVSLVHEGMTHVPETVDDRKTVSAPAPLQTSEQVKPRMPDVSEATHESMSVKEPASQGSAQLVEEEVQQKMVPAEAGKKKKRKKVHLPANDFQWKTPHDLGAETYMMPMGPAPGYNSYWNGMQPCMEGFMGPYGGPMQMMGYGLGPLDMPFAGGLLHDPFGMQGYMMPVVPPHRDLAAEYGIGMNVPPPVMSREEFEARKADRWRKRENEKLIDRV; from the exons ATGGCGGTGTATTATAAATTTAAGAGTACAAGAGATTATGATTCAATTCCCATGCACGGTCCTTTCATCTCTGTTGGAacattgaaagaaaaaatatttgaatcCAAGCATTTAGGGAGGGGTACTGATTTTGATCTCGTGGTAACCAACGCCCAGACCAATGAAG AATATCTTGATGAAGCAATGCTGATTCCTAAAAATACCTCGGTGTTAATTCGTCGGGTTCCTGGTCGGCCACGTTTACCAATTGTTATTGAACTAGA GCAAAAAAAGGTGGAAAATACGGCTATGGAAGTCGAACCTGAAAACAGCAGCTTACCAGCTGAAGATGCATCTGCTGTAAAATAT CCAGAAGATTCAGATTgggatgaatttggaaatgatttgTATGCGATTCCTGATGTACCACCCATTCAATCAAGCAACTTAATTCCTGAAGCTCCTCCAACCAACAAAGCTGATGAAGAAAGTAGGATAAAGGCTTTGATTGATACTCCTGCCTTGGATTGGCAACG TCAAGGATCGGACTTTGGTGCTGGTAGAGGTTTTGGAAGAGGTATGGGTGGACGGATGGGGGGTGGTCGTGGTTTTG GGCTGGAGCGGAAAACACCTCCTCAAGGCTATGTATGTCACAGGTGCAAGGTTCCTG GCCATTTTATTCAGCACTGCCCTACAAACGGTGATCCAAATTATGACATCAAGAGAGTTAAACAACCTACTGGTATTCCGAGATCCATGCTGATGGTGAACCCACAAGGTTCCTATGCTCTACCAAATGGTTCAGTAGCTGTATTGAAGCCAAATGA GGCTGCTTTTGAGAAAGAAATAGAAGGTTTACCTTCCGCCACACGTTCTGTTGGGGATCTACCACCTGAGCTCCACTGCCCCTTGTGCAATGATGTGATGAAAGATGCTGTGCTGACAAGCAAGTGCTGTTTTAAAAGCTTTTGTGACAAAT GTATTAGGGACTATGTTATCTCCAAGTCCATGTGCATATGTGGTGCAACAAATATTCTTGCAGATGATCTTTTACCAAATAAGACCCTAAGAGATACTATTAATCGTATATTGGAGTCAGGCAATAGCAGTGCTGAAAACGCTGGGAGCACCTTTCAAGTTCAAG ATATGGAGTCTGCTCGTTGTCCACAACTGAAGCTTCCATCTCCAACCTCATCGGCTGCATCTAAGGGAGAACCAAAGGTTTCACTTGTTCATGAAGGAATGACACATGTACCGGAAACTGTTGATGATAGAAAAACAGTTTCTGCTCCAGCTCCATTGCAAACATCAGAGCAAGTGAAGCCCAGAATGCCTGATGTAAGTGAAGCTACACATGAGTCGATGAGTGTAAAGGAACCAGCCTCACAAGGGAGTGCTCAGTTGGTTGAGGAGGAAGTCCAGCAAAAAATGGTTCCTGCTGAGGCAG gaaagaagaaaaaaaggaagaaagtccATTTGCCTGCAAATG ATTTTCAGTGGAAAACCCCACACGACCTTGGGGCTGAGACCTACATGATGCCAATGGGCCCAGCACCTGGTTACAATTCATACTGGAATGGCATGCAACCTTGTATGGAAGGATTTATGGGACCATATGGTGGCCCGATGCAAATGATGGGTTATGGCCTGGGCCCCTTGGACATGCCATTTGCAGGTGGTCTGCTTCATGATCCATTTGGCATGCAGGGTTACATGATGCCTGTTGTTCCACCTCATAG GGATCTTGCTGCTGAGTATGGCATAGGGATGAATGTTCCACCTCCAGTTATGAGTAgagaggagtttgaagctcggAAAGCTGATCGTTGGAGAAAGCGTGAAAATGAGAAACTGATTGATAG GGTCTAG
- the LOC112727162 gene encoding E3 ubiquitin ligase PQT3-like isoform X3, with protein MAVYYKFKSTRDYDSIPMHGPFISVGTLKEKIFESKHLGRGTDFDLVVTNAQTNEEYLDEAMLIPKNTSVLIRRVPGRPRLPIVIELEQKKVENTAMEVEPENSSLPAEDASAVKYPEDSDWDEFGNDLYAIPDVPPIQSSNLIPEAPPTNKADEESRIKALIDTPALDWQRQGSDFGAGRGFGRGMGGRMGGGRGFGLERKTPPQGYVCHRCKVPGHFIQHCPTNGDPNYDIKRVKQPTGIPRSMLMVNPQGSYALPNGSVAVLKPNEAAFEKEIEGLPSATRSVGDLPPELHCPLCNDVMKDAVLTSKCCFKSFCDKCIRDYVISKSMCICGATNILADDLLPNKTLRDTINRILESGNSSAENAGSTFQVQDMESARCPQLKLPSPTSSAASKGEPKVSLVHEGMTHVPETVDDRKTVSAPAPLQTSEQVKPRMPDVSEATHESMSVKEPASQGSAQLVEEEVQQKMVPAEAGKKKKRKKVHLPANDFQWKTPHDLGAETYMMPMGPAPGYNSYWNGMQPCMEGFMGPYGGPMQMMGYGLGPLDMPFAGGLLHDPFGMQGYMMPVVPPHRDLAAEYGIGMNVPPPVMSREEFEARKADRWRKRENEKLIDRDFSKDRDFGREASSIGDVPMKSKTSILCRV; from the exons ATGGCGGTGTATTATAAATTTAAGAGTACAAGAGATTATGATTCAATTCCCATGCACGGTCCTTTCATCTCTGTTGGAacattgaaagaaaaaatatttgaatcCAAGCATTTAGGGAGGGGTACTGATTTTGATCTCGTGGTAACCAACGCCCAGACCAATGAAG AATATCTTGATGAAGCAATGCTGATTCCTAAAAATACCTCGGTGTTAATTCGTCGGGTTCCTGGTCGGCCACGTTTACCAATTGTTATTGAACTAGA GCAAAAAAAGGTGGAAAATACGGCTATGGAAGTCGAACCTGAAAACAGCAGCTTACCAGCTGAAGATGCATCTGCTGTAAAATAT CCAGAAGATTCAGATTgggatgaatttggaaatgatttgTATGCGATTCCTGATGTACCACCCATTCAATCAAGCAACTTAATTCCTGAAGCTCCTCCAACCAACAAAGCTGATGAAGAAAGTAGGATAAAGGCTTTGATTGATACTCCTGCCTTGGATTGGCAACG TCAAGGATCGGACTTTGGTGCTGGTAGAGGTTTTGGAAGAGGTATGGGTGGACGGATGGGGGGTGGTCGTGGTTTTG GGCTGGAGCGGAAAACACCTCCTCAAGGCTATGTATGTCACAGGTGCAAGGTTCCTG GCCATTTTATTCAGCACTGCCCTACAAACGGTGATCCAAATTATGACATCAAGAGAGTTAAACAACCTACTGGTATTCCGAGATCCATGCTGATGGTGAACCCACAAGGTTCCTATGCTCTACCAAATGGTTCAGTAGCTGTATTGAAGCCAAATGA GGCTGCTTTTGAGAAAGAAATAGAAGGTTTACCTTCCGCCACACGTTCTGTTGGGGATCTACCACCTGAGCTCCACTGCCCCTTGTGCAATGATGTGATGAAAGATGCTGTGCTGACAAGCAAGTGCTGTTTTAAAAGCTTTTGTGACAAAT GTATTAGGGACTATGTTATCTCCAAGTCCATGTGCATATGTGGTGCAACAAATATTCTTGCAGATGATCTTTTACCAAATAAGACCCTAAGAGATACTATTAATCGTATATTGGAGTCAGGCAATAGCAGTGCTGAAAACGCTGGGAGCACCTTTCAAGTTCAAG ATATGGAGTCTGCTCGTTGTCCACAACTGAAGCTTCCATCTCCAACCTCATCGGCTGCATCTAAGGGAGAACCAAAGGTTTCACTTGTTCATGAAGGAATGACACATGTACCGGAAACTGTTGATGATAGAAAAACAGTTTCTGCTCCAGCTCCATTGCAAACATCAGAGCAAGTGAAGCCCAGAATGCCTGATGTAAGTGAAGCTACACATGAGTCGATGAGTGTAAAGGAACCAGCCTCACAAGGGAGTGCTCAGTTGGTTGAGGAGGAAGTCCAGCAAAAAATGGTTCCTGCTGAGGCAG gaaagaagaaaaaaaggaagaaagtccATTTGCCTGCAAATG ATTTTCAGTGGAAAACCCCACACGACCTTGGGGCTGAGACCTACATGATGCCAATGGGCCCAGCACCTGGTTACAATTCATACTGGAATGGCATGCAACCTTGTATGGAAGGATTTATGGGACCATATGGTGGCCCGATGCAAATGATGGGTTATGGCCTGGGCCCCTTGGACATGCCATTTGCAGGTGGTCTGCTTCATGATCCATTTGGCATGCAGGGTTACATGATGCCTGTTGTTCCACCTCATAG GGATCTTGCTGCTGAGTATGGCATAGGGATGAATGTTCCACCTCCAGTTATGAGTAgagaggagtttgaagctcggAAAGCTGATCGTTGGAGAAAGCGTGAAAATGAGAAACTGATTGATAG GGATTTCTCCAAAGATCGAGATTTTGGTAGGGAAGCGAGCAGTATTGGGGATGTTCCTATGAAATCAAAAACT TCTATATTATGCAGGGTCTAG
- the LOC112727162 gene encoding E3 ubiquitin ligase PQT3-like isoform X1, whose protein sequence is MAVYYKFKSTRDYDSIPMHGPFISVGTLKEKIFESKHLGRGTDFDLVVTNAQTNEEYLDEAMLIPKNTSVLIRRVPGRPRLPIVIELEQKKVENTAMEVEPENSSLPAEDASAVKYPEDSDWDEFGNDLYAIPDVPPIQSSNLIPEAPPTNKADEESRIKALIDTPALDWQRQGSDFGAGRGFGRGMGGRMGGGRGFGLERKTPPQGYVCHRCKVPGHFIQHCPTNGDPNYDIKRVKQPTGIPRSMLMVNPQGSYALPNGSVAVLKPNEAAFEKEIEGLPSATRSVGDLPPELHCPLCNDVMKDAVLTSKCCFKSFCDKCIRDYVISKSMCICGATNILADDLLPNKTLRDTINRILESGNSSAENAGSTFQVQDMESARCPQLKLPSPTSSAASKGEPKVSLVHEGMTHVPETVDDRKTVSAPAPLQTSEQVKPRMPDVSEATHESMSVKEPASQGSAQLVEEEVQQKMVPAEAGKKKKRKKVHLPANDFQWKTPHDLGAETYMMPMGPAPGYNSYWNGMQPCMEGFMGPYGGPMQMMGYGLGPLDMPFAGGLLHDPFGMQGYMMPVVPPHRDLAAEYGIGMNVPPPVMSREEFEARKADRWRKRENEKLIDRDFSKDRDFGREASSIGDVPMKSKTGLEVVTRVTRMSVSPCAPNKNKHKLLKRKADYHVDWNRECERDHDHDRDQRDHRDRERGHHHHRHHRSGSSSRMSSEPPKPPQLHHHLQLQTANRWPVFSPA, encoded by the exons ATGGCGGTGTATTATAAATTTAAGAGTACAAGAGATTATGATTCAATTCCCATGCACGGTCCTTTCATCTCTGTTGGAacattgaaagaaaaaatatttgaatcCAAGCATTTAGGGAGGGGTACTGATTTTGATCTCGTGGTAACCAACGCCCAGACCAATGAAG AATATCTTGATGAAGCAATGCTGATTCCTAAAAATACCTCGGTGTTAATTCGTCGGGTTCCTGGTCGGCCACGTTTACCAATTGTTATTGAACTAGA GCAAAAAAAGGTGGAAAATACGGCTATGGAAGTCGAACCTGAAAACAGCAGCTTACCAGCTGAAGATGCATCTGCTGTAAAATAT CCAGAAGATTCAGATTgggatgaatttggaaatgatttgTATGCGATTCCTGATGTACCACCCATTCAATCAAGCAACTTAATTCCTGAAGCTCCTCCAACCAACAAAGCTGATGAAGAAAGTAGGATAAAGGCTTTGATTGATACTCCTGCCTTGGATTGGCAACG TCAAGGATCGGACTTTGGTGCTGGTAGAGGTTTTGGAAGAGGTATGGGTGGACGGATGGGGGGTGGTCGTGGTTTTG GGCTGGAGCGGAAAACACCTCCTCAAGGCTATGTATGTCACAGGTGCAAGGTTCCTG GCCATTTTATTCAGCACTGCCCTACAAACGGTGATCCAAATTATGACATCAAGAGAGTTAAACAACCTACTGGTATTCCGAGATCCATGCTGATGGTGAACCCACAAGGTTCCTATGCTCTACCAAATGGTTCAGTAGCTGTATTGAAGCCAAATGA GGCTGCTTTTGAGAAAGAAATAGAAGGTTTACCTTCCGCCACACGTTCTGTTGGGGATCTACCACCTGAGCTCCACTGCCCCTTGTGCAATGATGTGATGAAAGATGCTGTGCTGACAAGCAAGTGCTGTTTTAAAAGCTTTTGTGACAAAT GTATTAGGGACTATGTTATCTCCAAGTCCATGTGCATATGTGGTGCAACAAATATTCTTGCAGATGATCTTTTACCAAATAAGACCCTAAGAGATACTATTAATCGTATATTGGAGTCAGGCAATAGCAGTGCTGAAAACGCTGGGAGCACCTTTCAAGTTCAAG ATATGGAGTCTGCTCGTTGTCCACAACTGAAGCTTCCATCTCCAACCTCATCGGCTGCATCTAAGGGAGAACCAAAGGTTTCACTTGTTCATGAAGGAATGACACATGTACCGGAAACTGTTGATGATAGAAAAACAGTTTCTGCTCCAGCTCCATTGCAAACATCAGAGCAAGTGAAGCCCAGAATGCCTGATGTAAGTGAAGCTACACATGAGTCGATGAGTGTAAAGGAACCAGCCTCACAAGGGAGTGCTCAGTTGGTTGAGGAGGAAGTCCAGCAAAAAATGGTTCCTGCTGAGGCAG gaaagaagaaaaaaaggaagaaagtccATTTGCCTGCAAATG ATTTTCAGTGGAAAACCCCACACGACCTTGGGGCTGAGACCTACATGATGCCAATGGGCCCAGCACCTGGTTACAATTCATACTGGAATGGCATGCAACCTTGTATGGAAGGATTTATGGGACCATATGGTGGCCCGATGCAAATGATGGGTTATGGCCTGGGCCCCTTGGACATGCCATTTGCAGGTGGTCTGCTTCATGATCCATTTGGCATGCAGGGTTACATGATGCCTGTTGTTCCACCTCATAG GGATCTTGCTGCTGAGTATGGCATAGGGATGAATGTTCCACCTCCAGTTATGAGTAgagaggagtttgaagctcggAAAGCTGATCGTTGGAGAAAGCGTGAAAATGAGAAACTGATTGATAG GGATTTCTCCAAAGATCGAGATTTTGGTAGGGAAGCGAGCAGTATTGGGGATGTTCCTATGAAATCAAAAACT GGTCTAGAAGTTGTAACAAGGGTAACAAGGATGAGTGTGTCACCTTGCGCGCCAAACAAAAACAAACACAAACTGCTCAAGAGAAAAGCTGACTACCATGTGGATTGGAATCGGGAATGTGAACGTGACCATGATCATGATCGTGACCAGAGGGACCACCGTGATCGAGAAAGAGGCCATCACCACCATCGCCACCACCGGTCAGGATCCTCTTCCCGGATGTCATCTGAACCACCAAAACCTCCTCAACTGCACCATCATCTGCAGCTGCAGACCGCAAACAGATGGCCAGTGTTTTCTCCCGCATAA
- the LOC112727162 gene encoding E3 ubiquitin ligase PQT3-like isoform X2, producing the protein MLIPKNTSVLIRRVPGRPRLPIVIELEQKKVENTAMEVEPENSSLPAEDASAVKYPEDSDWDEFGNDLYAIPDVPPIQSSNLIPEAPPTNKADEESRIKALIDTPALDWQRQGSDFGAGRGFGRGMGGRMGGGRGFGLERKTPPQGYVCHRCKVPGHFIQHCPTNGDPNYDIKRVKQPTGIPRSMLMVNPQGSYALPNGSVAVLKPNEAAFEKEIEGLPSATRSVGDLPPELHCPLCNDVMKDAVLTSKCCFKSFCDKCIRDYVISKSMCICGATNILADDLLPNKTLRDTINRILESGNSSAENAGSTFQVQDMESARCPQLKLPSPTSSAASKGEPKVSLVHEGMTHVPETVDDRKTVSAPAPLQTSEQVKPRMPDVSEATHESMSVKEPASQGSAQLVEEEVQQKMVPAEAGKKKKRKKVHLPANDFQWKTPHDLGAETYMMPMGPAPGYNSYWNGMQPCMEGFMGPYGGPMQMMGYGLGPLDMPFAGGLLHDPFGMQGYMMPVVPPHRDLAAEYGIGMNVPPPVMSREEFEARKADRWRKRENEKLIDRDFSKDRDFGREASSIGDVPMKSKTGLEVVTRVTRMSVSPCAPNKNKHKLLKRKADYHVDWNRECERDHDHDRDQRDHRDRERGHHHHRHHRSGSSSRMSSEPPKPPQLHHHLQLQTANRWPVFSPA; encoded by the exons ATGCTGATTCCTAAAAATACCTCGGTGTTAATTCGTCGGGTTCCTGGTCGGCCACGTTTACCAATTGTTATTGAACTAGA GCAAAAAAAGGTGGAAAATACGGCTATGGAAGTCGAACCTGAAAACAGCAGCTTACCAGCTGAAGATGCATCTGCTGTAAAATAT CCAGAAGATTCAGATTgggatgaatttggaaatgatttgTATGCGATTCCTGATGTACCACCCATTCAATCAAGCAACTTAATTCCTGAAGCTCCTCCAACCAACAAAGCTGATGAAGAAAGTAGGATAAAGGCTTTGATTGATACTCCTGCCTTGGATTGGCAACG TCAAGGATCGGACTTTGGTGCTGGTAGAGGTTTTGGAAGAGGTATGGGTGGACGGATGGGGGGTGGTCGTGGTTTTG GGCTGGAGCGGAAAACACCTCCTCAAGGCTATGTATGTCACAGGTGCAAGGTTCCTG GCCATTTTATTCAGCACTGCCCTACAAACGGTGATCCAAATTATGACATCAAGAGAGTTAAACAACCTACTGGTATTCCGAGATCCATGCTGATGGTGAACCCACAAGGTTCCTATGCTCTACCAAATGGTTCAGTAGCTGTATTGAAGCCAAATGA GGCTGCTTTTGAGAAAGAAATAGAAGGTTTACCTTCCGCCACACGTTCTGTTGGGGATCTACCACCTGAGCTCCACTGCCCCTTGTGCAATGATGTGATGAAAGATGCTGTGCTGACAAGCAAGTGCTGTTTTAAAAGCTTTTGTGACAAAT GTATTAGGGACTATGTTATCTCCAAGTCCATGTGCATATGTGGTGCAACAAATATTCTTGCAGATGATCTTTTACCAAATAAGACCCTAAGAGATACTATTAATCGTATATTGGAGTCAGGCAATAGCAGTGCTGAAAACGCTGGGAGCACCTTTCAAGTTCAAG ATATGGAGTCTGCTCGTTGTCCACAACTGAAGCTTCCATCTCCAACCTCATCGGCTGCATCTAAGGGAGAACCAAAGGTTTCACTTGTTCATGAAGGAATGACACATGTACCGGAAACTGTTGATGATAGAAAAACAGTTTCTGCTCCAGCTCCATTGCAAACATCAGAGCAAGTGAAGCCCAGAATGCCTGATGTAAGTGAAGCTACACATGAGTCGATGAGTGTAAAGGAACCAGCCTCACAAGGGAGTGCTCAGTTGGTTGAGGAGGAAGTCCAGCAAAAAATGGTTCCTGCTGAGGCAG gaaagaagaaaaaaaggaagaaagtccATTTGCCTGCAAATG ATTTTCAGTGGAAAACCCCACACGACCTTGGGGCTGAGACCTACATGATGCCAATGGGCCCAGCACCTGGTTACAATTCATACTGGAATGGCATGCAACCTTGTATGGAAGGATTTATGGGACCATATGGTGGCCCGATGCAAATGATGGGTTATGGCCTGGGCCCCTTGGACATGCCATTTGCAGGTGGTCTGCTTCATGATCCATTTGGCATGCAGGGTTACATGATGCCTGTTGTTCCACCTCATAG GGATCTTGCTGCTGAGTATGGCATAGGGATGAATGTTCCACCTCCAGTTATGAGTAgagaggagtttgaagctcggAAAGCTGATCGTTGGAGAAAGCGTGAAAATGAGAAACTGATTGATAG GGATTTCTCCAAAGATCGAGATTTTGGTAGGGAAGCGAGCAGTATTGGGGATGTTCCTATGAAATCAAAAACT GGTCTAGAAGTTGTAACAAGGGTAACAAGGATGAGTGTGTCACCTTGCGCGCCAAACAAAAACAAACACAAACTGCTCAAGAGAAAAGCTGACTACCATGTGGATTGGAATCGGGAATGTGAACGTGACCATGATCATGATCGTGACCAGAGGGACCACCGTGATCGAGAAAGAGGCCATCACCACCATCGCCACCACCGGTCAGGATCCTCTTCCCGGATGTCATCTGAACCACCAAAACCTCCTCAACTGCACCATCATCTGCAGCTGCAGACCGCAAACAGATGGCCAGTGTTTTCTCCCGCATAA